Proteins from a single region of Budorcas taxicolor isolate Tak-1 chromosome 11, Takin1.1, whole genome shotgun sequence:
- the LOC128056031 gene encoding olfactory receptor 1L8-like: MERLNQTSSVSEFILLGLSSRPEDQKPLFNLFLIIYLVTVTGNLLIILAVHSDPQLHTPVYFFLSVLSFTDICVTTTIVPRMLVNFLSHKTISYAGCLTQMYFIYALGNTDSCLLAVMAFDRYVAICDPFHYVTTMSHCRCVLLVAFSCSLPHFHSLLHVLLLNQLTFCDSKVIHHFLCDISPLMKLSCSPTLINEIVIMTEGPVLLVTPFLFITFSYIQILIAVLKIPSAAGKCKAFSTCGSHLTVVTLFYGSIFYVYLQPVSTCTVRDHVATIVHTILSSMLNPFIYSLRNKDLKQGLRKLVGRRKPQAAPS, translated from the coding sequence ATGGAAAGACTCAACCAAACCAGCAGTGTTTCTGAGTTCATCCTCCTGGGACTCTCCTCCCGGCCTGAGGACCAGAAGCCACTCTTCAACCTCTTCCTCATTATATACCTGGTCACCGTAACAGGGAACCTGCTCATCATCCTTGCTGTCCACTCTGACCCCCAACTGCACACCCCCGTGTATTTCTTCTTGAGTGTCCTGTCTTTCACTGACATTTGCGTCACAACAACCATTGTCCCCAGGATGCTGGTGAACTTCCTGTCACATAAGACCATCTCCTATGCTGGGTGTCTGACCCAGATGTATTTCATATATGCTCTGGGCAACACTGACAGCTGCCTTCTGGCAGTCATGGCCtttgaccgctatgtggccatctgtgaCCCCTTCCACTATGTCACCACAATGAGCCACTGCCGCTGTGTCCTGCTGGTGGCCTTCTCCTGCTCATTGCCTCACTTCCACTCACTCCTACATGTACTTCTGCTGAATCAGCTCACCTTCTGTGACTCTAAAGTTATCCATCATTTTCTCTGTGACATCAGCCCTCTGATGAAATTGTCCTGCTCCCCCACATTAATCAATGAAATTGTGATAATGACAGAAGGACCTGTTCTTTTGGTGACCCCCTTTCTATTCATTACTTTCTCTTATATACAAATCCTCATTGCAGTTCTTAAAATTCCCTCAGCTGCAGGAAAATGcaaagccttctccacctgtgggTCTCACCTCACCGTGGTAACACTCTTTTATGGAAGCATCTTCTATGTCTATTTACAGCCTGTGTCCACCTGCACAGTCAGGGACCACGTGGCAACAATTGTTCACACAATTTTATCCTCCATGCTCAATCCTTTTATCTACAGCCTAAGAAACAAAGACCTGAAACAGGGTctgaggaagctggtgggcagGAGGAAACCCCAGGCAGCACCCTCTTGA
- the LOC128056030 gene encoding olfactory receptor 1L8-like: protein MERLNQTSRVSEFILLGFSSRPEDQKPLFSLFLIIYLVTITGNLLIILAIHSDSQLQTPMYFFLSFLSFIDICFTTTIVPRMLVNFLSHKTISYAGCLTQMYFIYALGNTDSWLLVVMAFDRYVAICDPFHYVTIMSHRRCVLLVAFSCSLPHFHSLLHTLLLNQVTFCDSNIIHHFLCDFSPLVKLSCSSTYVNEIVMMIEGSVFLVTPFLCIAFSYIRILLAVLKIPSAAGKQKAFSTCGSHLTVVTLFYGSIFYVYLQPVSTYTVRDHMATIVYTVLTSTLNPFIYSLRNRDLKQGLRKLLVGRKP, encoded by the coding sequence ATGGAAAGACTCAACCAAACCAGCAGAGTCTCTGAATTCATCCTGCTGGGTTTCTCCTCACGGCCTGAGGACCAGAAGCCACTCTTCAGCCTCTTCCTCATCATATATCTGGTCACCATAACAGGGAACCTGCTCATCATCCTGGCCATCCACTCTGACTCCCAGCTCCAAACACCCATGTATTTCTTCTTGAGTTTCCTGTCTTTCATTGACATTTGCTTCACAACAACCATTGTCCCCAGGATGCTGGTGAACTTTCTGTCACATAAGACCATCTCCTATGCTGGGTGTCTGACCcagatgtattttatatatgccTTGGGCAACACTGACAGTTGGCTTCTAGTAGTCATGGCCtttgaccgctatgtggccatctgtgaCCCCTTCCATTATGTCACCATCATGAGTCACCGCCGCTGTGTCTTGCTGGTGGCTTTCTCCTGCTCACTGCCTCATTTCCACTCACTCCTACATACACTTCTGCTGAATCAGGTCACTTTCTGTGACTCTAATATTATCCACCACTTCCTCTGTGACTTCAGCCCTCTGGTGAAATTATCCTGCTCCTCCACATATGTCAATGAAATTGTGATGATGATAGAAGGATCTGTTTTTTTGGTGACTCCCTTTCTATGCATTGCTTTTTCTTATATACGAATCCTCCTTGCAGTTCTCAAAATTCCCTCAGCTGCTGGGAAACAGAAAGCCTTCTCCACGTGTGGGTCTCACCTCACTGTGGTAACACTCTTTTATGGAAGCATCTTCTATGTCTATTTACAGCCTGTGTCCACCTATACCGTAAGGGACCACATGGCAACAATTGTCTACACAGTTTTAACTTCCACCCTCAATCCCTTTATCTACAGCCTGAGAAACAGAGACCTGAAGCAGGGCCTGAGAAAGCTGTTGGTTGGAAGGAAACCATAG